The following are encoded together in the Narcine bancroftii isolate sNarBan1 chromosome 10, sNarBan1.hap1, whole genome shotgun sequence genome:
- the LOC138743910 gene encoding homeobox protein zampogna-like: MPEANSGGSGSSQGFERFIQTKKKGGCAELCFYPWGESANLELAPTGSRATSPTFNRHPRTSPGEMAVQGGALTPFTIQDILTRGNDTRHVRSSLQEREKARPRGLNPLREQERERGTPLIVIRVEQKHGDEFTGGPGEGRSQQRPPDATNGEEPAQEIGRERLYLETFNEESNEGNNWKNNAEKFEKDRQTPMVDDEKTERLLPCDQPGKSGKKRSRAAFSHAQVFELERRFNHQRYLSGPERADLAAALKLTETQVKIWFQNRRYKTKKRQMAAELVVHPVPTAAKKVAVRVLVRDNERQYCPDELGNQHLLSLYQAYQYYPYMYCLPAWPSSVIPLCGGTH; the protein is encoded by the exons ATGCCTGAAGCGAATTCAGGAGGCAGCGGGTCCTCTCAAGGGTTCGAAAGATTCATCCAAACGAAAAAAAAAGGCGGATGTGCCGAGCTTTGCTTTTATCCCTGGGGGGAAAGTGCAAACTTGGAATTGGCTCCGACTGGGAGCAGAGCAACGTCTCCCACTTTCAATAGACACCCGCGAACGAGTCCCGGAGAGATGGCTGTCCAAGGAGGCGCCTTGACCCCGTTCACCATCCAGGACATCCTGACCCGGGGCAACGACACAAGGCACGTTCGGAGCTCGCTGCAGGAGCGGGAGAAGGCGCGGCCGCGGGGCTTGAACCCGCTGCGGGAGCAGGAGAGGGAACGGGGGACCCCCTTGATTGTGATCCGGGTGGAGCAGAAGCACGGCGACGAGTTCACGGGTGGCCCGGGCGAAGGCAGAAGTCAGCAGCGACCGCCCGACGCGACGAACGGCGAGGAACCTGCACAGGAGATAGGACGCGAGCGGTTGTACCTGGAGACTTTCAACGAGGAATCCAACGAAGGAAATAACTGGAAAAATAACGCCGAAAAATTTGAGAAAG ATCGCCAGACGCCAATGGTCGACGACGAGAAGACGGAGAGACTTCTGCCCTGCGACCAGCCCGGTAAATCGGGTAAGAAGCGCTCCCGGGCCGCTTTCTCCCACGCTCAGGTCTTCGAGCTGGAGAGGAGATTCAATCACCAGAGATATCTGTCGGGCCCTGAGCGGGCAGACTTGGCGGCCGCTCTCAAACTGACGGAGACGCAGGTTAAAATCTGGTTCCAGAACCGAAGATACAAAACCAAGAAGAGGCAGATGGCCGCAGAGTTGGTCGTCCACCCGGTGCCCACTGCGGCCAAGAAAGTCGCAGTCAGGGTGCTGGTCCGAGACAATGAGAGACAGTACTGCCCGGACGAACTTGGAAATCAGCATTTACTTTCGCTGTATCAGGCGTATCAATACTATCCGTACATGTACTGTCTCCCCGCCTGGCCCTCTTCTGTCATCCCGCTCTGCGGCGGAACTCATTGA